Proteins encoded in a region of the Vicia villosa cultivar HV-30 ecotype Madison, WI linkage group LG5, Vvil1.0, whole genome shotgun sequence genome:
- the LOC131602116 gene encoding arginine decarboxylase, translated as MPALACFVDGGAAALLPPPGYALAGDITLPLPFAFSAATTITDNPDATAVQDSDSSWSPSLSSKLFKIDGWGFPYFGVNSAGDISVRPHGSATMSHQEIDLLKVVKKASDPKCCGGLGLQLPLLVRFPDVLKDRLESIHAAFDGAIQSQGYESHYQGVYPVKCNQDRYVVEDIVEFGSRFRFGLEAGSKPELLLAMSCLCKGNREAFLVCNGFKDSEYISLALIARKLALNTVIVLEQEEELDMVVEISNKLCIRPVIGVRAKLRTKHSGHFGATSGDKGKFGLSTIQILRVVKKLEQLDMLDCLQLLHFHIGSQIPTTELLADGVGEASQIYCELLRLGAQMKVLDIGGGLGIDYDGSKSADSDISVAYGLEEYAAAVVHAVKYVCDRRNVKHPVICSESGRAIVSHHSILIFEAIGASSNNAPSLSSIGLQYLAEGLSEEALTDYQNISAATLRGEYEACLLYTDQFKKRCVEQFKQGTLGIEQLAAVDGLCDLITETIGAKDPVKKYHMNLSVFTSIPDFWSIDQLFPIVPIHRLDEKPTARGILSDLTCDSDGKIDKFIGGESSLPLHELEGHGGGYYLGMFLGGAYEEALGGLHNLFGGPSVVRVLQSDGPHGFAVTRAVAGPSCADVLRVMQHEPQLMFETLKHRALEFSGQHEDDSVVNAGGLANSLAQSFDNMPYLVSSTTCCLNALTNNDGFYYCSGDDFSADTVSVATSVAGEDENWSY; from the coding sequence ATGCCGGCTTTAGCTTGTTTTGTCGACGGCGGTGCTGCTGCACTCCTACCTCCTCCTGGATACGCTCTCGCCGGAGATATCACTCTTCCGTTGCCGTTCGCATTTTCGGCCGCCACCACAATAACCGACAATCCTGATGCCACCGCCGTTCAGGATTCCGATTCCAGTTGGTCTCCTTCACTTTCCAGCAAGCTCTTTAAAATTGATGGCTGGGGCTTTCCTTACTTCGGTGTTAATTCTGCCGGTGACATCTCCGTTAGGCCTCATGGCTCGGCGACGATGTCTCACCAGGAGATTGATTTGCTCAAGGTTGTGAAAAAGGCCTCCGATCCGAAATGCTGTGGCGGACTTGGTTTACAGCTTCCTCTTCTTGTTCGGTttcctgatgttttgaaggatCGTCTTGAGTCGATTCATGCGGCTTTTGATGGTGCGATTCAGTCTCAGGGGTATGAATCTCACTACCAAGGTGTTTATCCTGTGAAGTGTAATCAGGATAGGTATGTTGTGGAGGACATTGTTGAATTCGGATCAAGGTTTCGGTTCGGGTTAGAAGCTGGGTCGAAGCCTGAATTGCTTCTGGCTATGAGCTGTTTGTGTAAAGGCAACAGAGAAGCTTTTCTGGTTTGCAATGGTTTCAAAGACAGTGAATATATTTCTCTGGCTTTGATTGCGAGAAAGCTGGCTTTGAACACTGTTATTGTTCTTGAGCAAGAGGAAGAGCTTGATATGGTGGTTGAGATCAGCAACAAGCTCTGCATTCGTCCTGTGATTGGTGTTCGTGCGAAGTTGAGGACCAAGCATTCTGGCCATTTTGGTGCAACTTCTGGTGATAAAGGTAAATTTGGTTTATCAACAATTCAGATTTTGCGTGTGGTGAAGAAGCTTGAACAATTAGATATGCTTGATTGTCtacaattgttgcattttcatattGGTTCTCAAATTCCCACAACTGAGTTGCTTGCTGATGGTGTTGGAGAAGCTTCACAGATCTATTGTGAATTGCTTCGTTTGGGTGCTCAGATGaaagttttggatattgggggtggTTTGGGAATAGATTATGATGGTTCAAAGTCTGCTGATTCTGATATATCTGTTGCTTATGGTTTAGAAGAGTATGCTGCTGCTGTTGTTCATGCTGTGAAGTATGTGTGTGATCGTAGGAACGTGAAGCACCCTGTGATTTGCAGTGAGAGTGGTAGGGCCATTGTGTCTCATCATTCCATTTTGATTTTTGAGGCTATTGGTGCAAGTTCAAACAATGCTCCTTCATTGTCCTCAATTGGATTGCAGTATTTAGCAGAAGGGCTCTCTGAAGAAGCACTTACAGATTATCAGAACATATCTGCTGCTACCCTTCGTGGCGAATATGAAGCTTGCTTGCTCTACACTGATCAATTCAAGAAACGTTGTGTTGAGCAGTTCAAGCAAGGGACTTTAGGGATTGAACAGCTTGCTGCAGTGGATGGTCTGTGTGATTTGATAACGGAGACAATCGGGGCAAAGGATCCGGTTAAGAAGTACCATATGAATCTGTCTGTGTTCACTTCCATTCCTGATTTTTGGAGCATAGATCAGTTGTTTCCCATTGTCCCAATTCATCGTTTGGATGAGAAACCAACTGCAAGGGGTATTTTATCTGACTTGACATGTGACAGCGATGGGAAGATTGACAAGTTCATCGGTGGTGAGTCAAGCTTGCCGCTTCATGAATTGGAAGGACACGGCGGAGGATACTATCTGGGAATGTTCTTGGGCGGGGCTTACGAGGAGGCGCTTGGTGGGTTGCACAACCTGTTTGGCGGCCCTAGTGTAGTTAGGGTGTTACAGAGCGACGGTCCACATGGTTTCGCTGTTACGCGGGCAGTTGCTGGGCCGTCTTGTGCAGATGTCCTTCGAGTGATGCAGCACGAGCCGCAGCTCATGTTTGAGACGCTTAAGCACCGTGCACTTGAGTTTAGTGGACAGCATGAGGACGACAGTGTGGTGAATGCAGGCGGGCTGGCGAATAGTTTAGCTCAATCCTTTGATAACATGCCTTACCTGGTTTCATCCACAACCTGTTGCCTGAATGCTCTCACAAACAATGATGGTTTTTATTACTGTTCTGGTGACGATTTCAGTGCAGACACTGTTTCCGTTGCCACTTCTGTTGCTGGAGAAGATGAGAATTGGTCTTACTGA